The genome window AGCACTCAATGAACAAGAACAGAGTAGCTCGGAAGTCGGaagtatatttattttggaaaGGAATTGTAGTTTGTCTTCTCCTTTCTCATTCACCTTTGTAGTTCTAAAAAGGGCTCAATAGAATAGGAGAAATAACTTATGCAGTAGCATCCTTCAGATATGCGATGAGGTCCGCACGTTCCTGTGGCTTCTTCAGTCCCGGCAAAACCATCTTAGTTCCAGGAATATACTATaccaaaagaaacaaagagaaGAAATCGTTAGAACAAATAGACAGTTGTAATAGGGTTTCCCTTGGACGTCCATAAATATTACACAGAACATTAACTACATTTAGcatataaatataacaaatatttaccCAAAGATACACATATCAGCAAACAAATAGAACCCTAATCAATACTTCAGGTCTGATCCATCACAAAGATTGCAATTTGTTAGATAAGCTTTTAACAAAAGTGCAAGCTGCAACATTCACCAGAACCGAAAAGCATAGTTCGTTACCGCTAATAAATTAGCTGAATTAAGAAAACATTGCATTGACTTTCAGTTTCAAACAAAGTAAACTCCCATATATGTAATTCATATAGCTCATACAAAAACACACACTTCTACATGCTGCTTTCTCTGATATACAGTAACCTATATAATACAAGTAAATCATATAGATGTTCACACATAAACCACACTTCTAATATTGACAAGTCGTAGAACACTTAGTATGTCTTCATTTTAATCACCTCACTTTATAGAGCATGACACATGAACATAGAAATTCGATATAAAAGGAAAATGGCTGTGCAAAGAATATTGTTAATACCTTCTTGGGGTTGAGCAAGTAATCATACAAAGTGTTCTCTTCCCAGATCACAGCCTTGCCCTTGTTAGCAGCCGAGTAGGAATATCCGGCAGTTGTTCCAGATTGTCTTCCAAAAAGCCCATTAAGATTAGGTCCTGAATATTCAAAATTAACACCAATTATATCAGAATTCATTCATTCATCAAGCAAAACCAAAACAAATAAATCCATTCCTCTCCGCAATGAATATTTCTCACCAAGGCACAAAATACCCTAAAATGCATCAAACAATACATAAACACCCTCATCTCAACATACCACAATCACTAAGCCCCTTGTAAAAAACCATCAAAAATTCGAGATTTACAAGATACAAAGCAAAATATCGTTtcaacaaatatacatacacacaaccaCAATCCCTATGATTCCATTTAAATCAAGCAAAATAAACTACAGATCTAAACACCATAAAAAACCCCTAATTCAATAGAAGAGCCAAGTCATCAATGCCATCAAAAGCATCGTTACACATCAACGAGCAAGAAGACAAATAAGAGCCTTAATTGCGTCTCCTGATCAATGCCAGGAATTCAGGCGGCACCTGCCTTTGTTTGCAGTTATTCTCCCGATGCTGTACCAGAAGAGCTGAAGCCACCCTGGAATTCACATGTAGGTAGAGACTAGAGACTGTTCCTGCCAACACAAAGCAAATAATATTCAGGCATGTTCATCACAGACAACTTAGTTATGGATTAAGTAGCGATCTTATGATCTACTCGAACCAAATCTTAAAATGTGCAAAAGTATTTTATGTTGCTCTATGTTGATATGAATCTCAATCCTtacataaataaagaaagaaaattacaatttacaaaagTGAATAGACAGAAGCGAGTCCCCACAGACCACAACAATATGGAGAAGAAGAAATAGAAAAGAGCTGGTGTTGAATAATCCAATTGTTCCCTTGTTAGCTATCACAAAACTGTTCATGTTTGGTACATTTCCACAACCTGGACACATTTCTGGTCTGCTACCTAATTTTGTAATCATCTCTGTTTCAACTTCATATTATATCTCTTCATTCAATATCCACTCGTGCATTTTTCAATTATTGTATCGTTTTTGTACCATACTTCATATACGCTATGATGCGTGCAACCAAATtagtatcaaataatttttttaatatttgttgctGATGGATAAATGATTTATGAAggaattgaaatataatatataaaaattcaagaTTTGCATTTCTTCGTCCCACTAAGACAATCTAAACTAGAAATCAAACTTCAAATTTGAGAAGTAATGTTCCGATCTCAATAAAATGCAGTTCATAACCATTGCCTATGAATCCAGGAGGCTAAAAGTCTTGTGCACCTTTGATAataaatgtttttattattgttttcgCAACAAGGGGTTTACATTGTTCCATAATCTAGTTATCTATAATGCACACGAAAGACTCAGTGTTACAAGGCCACATTTCTAAGTGCAGGATGAGATGCCTCCCTGGCTCCATGCTTTTATTTCACGCCTCAGTTTCCTTCTCTTCGCCATTTCTCCTGATGCTGTCTGCCTCGACGGCCTTTCCCTTTGCGATCTTCAGAAGATACCGAAGAATTTTAACTTTAACCTGGCCTCGTTTCGGAGGAAGCATTGTCTTCCCTGTGGAACATGACTCGGCAAAATATCTACTGGTATTGCTCATCTCACAATCTCTGTTGATAGAGTAAAGATAACACGTCTAGCAAATAAGTGAGTTCTAATCAAGAGATGAATGCAGCAATTTAGTAACAAATGGATTTGTTCTGCTTTGGTACAAGGCTTGAGATTCTCTGGTGTGTGTTATATATAGCTTTGAACCAAAAGTGCTGGTCACATAAAGTTGGGACATATTGTGAACAATCAACACTTAAAAGAGCTTAAGcacttttttgtttttattgaaAGTTTCTGAGCACTTGCACTCATTTCATTTTTGCAAGTTAAAAAGATTGTGAATTCCATCTGCAAGTGCTCAAGCCTGGGAAGTCCTGAGGTGCACAAGTCAAAAGCTGCACAGTCGTGTACATATTATTTGGTTGCAACGTATGTACGGGCGAGTCCAACGTATCCTAGTTCGTTGtctattaatataatagaataatGATCTCCAAGGATCCCGTGATTTAGAATCACTATTTTACGCGTCACTCCAACAACAATCCCTGTTTCAATTTCTCAttatttctataataatatatttcaacttGTAAAGTGAAAATAGTGGGGGCAAAAAGTAGGAAGTATTAAATAGTGGAACCACGAGTGTAGAAAAAGAGTGAaatgaatttttatttcaaaagacaAAACCGGGGATAAAAATTGAGCGACCTAAAAATTGGGCATGACTAGTAATTTTAAAGATGTCGACATTGTTGGGGCTGCATTTAATGTCATATTTCTTATATTTGATCTTAGGAGTTCATCTAGGaaagctgttggacttgctctaagaagACCAAGTCAATTCAAGTACCCGTACCACGAACTCGTGTGGTATGTTCAGCGAATCAAGACATGATTAGATTGTGTTCTTCGTCACTGCAAACATGATGTTCCCCATTATATAGGACCTGGAACACTCTGAATGGTAAAAGACAAGAAAAACTAAACATGTCTCCTGCAGTAGTTTTCACCAAAGTGACAGAACACATCAGAGATATTTTTAAGGCCACAGGGGAAGAAATGCATGCCATGTCATtaaggttttgaaatttgtttAGCTTATTATTTCTTTCAATTGCCTCCAGTACCAAGGTGAAacactcttcctattcttgtaGTAAAGAAGAAGATATTACCATAGCATCACTCCTAGTTAGAAACACTGCACTACCACAAATTGATAGATGCCAAAAATTTCCCAACAGGCAGAAAAAATTAATGGAGCAGAGAGGCCAGCACCTCGCTAACTCCAGGGCAAAGTCAGTCGGGCTTTGCAACATAATACCAGATCAAGGAAAGACAAACATACCTGCTTCTAATTAGCAGACTTCACTTCCAGTTGTTTCTGTGACTTTCTAAAAAGAATTTCTTTTTATGGAAATTAAGAGAAATGATGTATGAATGGTGAAAGATATCGACTCCTTCTACAAGCAGTATTAACTATATTGACGATATTAATAACACTGGCCTGTCTATGGGCAAGACTAAAGAGACTTTATAATGAGTATATATAACCAAACAAACTATTATCCACTTCCAAAAATTCCATGCATGTTGAAGCTTAGCAGTTAGTACAAGActgaaaaaaattgaatttcctTACAGATAGTTTGCTAGCTGTCTTGAAAGGAGCCAAAGGCCAATTATATATCATGCTCTTCTAATCTAGTTGTTGCTTCTTAACAGAACAGGTATGAAAAAAAAGCTCTTCTGAGGCCTGAGCTCATTAAAACAGAAATCCCCATTACCTATTAGCATACTAAATAATCCGGGGGAACGCCGATTGGCGCTAAAACAGAGATCTCCTCCCAACTCAATACAATGTGAATCCCTACCCAAATCCCCATCACTCCATAAGCATTGACATAATAATTCGAACTTTTTGTTTTATCAGAAATTTTTATCATGGAGTAAATCAAATATTGTGCAGAACAAAAAAGACAGAAGACCTAATTCAGCAAAATCAGCAAAATATTTCATTCATCTATCTTGcgttttacatatatatatatatatatatctcagtGAGCAAAATTACGCAAACTAATTCAAAATTTACCTAGTAATTGAAAGTACAAAATAGAACAATAAGTAATGCATATATCCATCACTCACATAAGCTGCTGTTGCTAATAATTATGCATCAGTGCAAGCCTAAACACAAGCCTGTTTAGGGCAAGACTAAAGAGACTTTATAATGAGTTTAAAACCAAAACAAACTATTCTACTTTTAAAAGTTCCATGCATGTTGAAGCTTAGCAGTTTGTACAAgactgaaaaaaaattaaattttcttacAGAGACTCTGTTAGCTGTCTTGACAAGACAAGTAATCAAATGCAAACTATTTATTTACGCTGAAACTTCCATGATAAACTATCAGTGTGCATGACATGTATTCATGCTCTTCTAATAGCTGTGCTTCTTACAGAACAGGGCCTGAGCTCATTAAAACAGAAATCCCAATTAcctattaaaaactaatatataactGGGTGAACGCCAATTGGCACTAAAACATAGATCCCAACTCTATATAACGTAAATTCCTACCCAAATCCCCATCACTAAATAAGCATTGACATAGTAATTAACTTTTCTATTTTATCAGAAAAATTTATCATAGAGTAAATCAAACGTTGTGCAGCAAAAAAAAAGACAGAAGACTTAATTCAGAAAAATCAGCAAGAAATTGCATTCATCTATCCCATGttttacatacatacatatatatatatatatatatatatatatatatatatatatatatatatatatcagtgtGCTAAATTATGCAAGCCAATTCAAAATTTACAGAGTAACTGAAAGAACAAACTAGAACAATAAGTAATGCATGCATACATCCATCACTAGCATAAGCTGCTGTTGCTAATAATTATGCATCACTTGCCCCAGCTGCTGCTAATAATCACTAGAGACAGCTCTTCTTGTTCAGGCATGAGTTCTCTTTgtcttcaaattttcttttcccAGGTTTGCTGTTTTCAACAGGCTCCTCTTGGTGATTAAAATCCAGACATGCCATAATCGAATCTGTGTCATAACTACCTAGCTCATCCAAACAAAAATCTCCGCTAGGGAGGTCATCAAGACCGAAACCCCCACCACAATCATCCCAAACTGAAAGATCATTGATATCTACATCATCCCAAACTGAAAGATCATTGTAATCTAGAGGTGCATACAATTCACCAACATCACTGTTTATCACAGCCAAACTTTGTGAGGTTAAAATCCCGCTTTCCTCAACATTATCCACTGCGATCAGATTTTCTAAAGTCAGAGTATTTCTTCCATCAAGATCATCACAAACAGCACCATCTACTTTAGTCAGATTTTCTGTTGTCAGACTGCCGGTTCCTCCAAGATTTTTGTCGCTGTCTTCTTTAAATCGAGCTTCACTAGTACTTCCAGAAACACAATTAGCCATTTTGACACCCGACTTGAGAGCAATAGTGGGAGTCTTAGAAGAATCGTGGGTAATTTTACAAACAACAATCGTATCCTCAGCAGAATTGAGAGGTTCATTTATCCCACTCAATCGATACTCATGCATTGTATAAGAACCGAGTTTATTTAAATCAACCCCCACCCCAAGTGCTGCAGAATGAGTCTCATTGATTTCAAACACCAAATATCTGTGTTACCAACTAGAGGGCTGGTTAGTTCTTCCAAGCCAGTAAAAACACTCGAAATACCAAAATTATCAAACATTTCATAATGAGGAGGAAAGCTCATGATTGTATATATGAATAGAATTGATAAAACAAGAATAAAATGCGCAGAATGAACAAGACGAAGAGGAAATTGACAGAATTGAAATACAAGCaattgaagaaaaataaaaagctTAAGAGTTGTCTTCTTCCATGCCACCTCCTTGAGTTGAGAACAGATTATATAGCTGAGCAGGTTTGATTGGGCTCAACTAGATTTATAGTCTGAATTGTCTAGAGGCCCAATTATATAAATAGTCTGGTCCAACCCGAGTTTCAATACAAGTCCGTTACAATCCCTTCCCCTTAAATTATCCTTGTCCTCAAGGATAACAGTGTATGGAAAACAATTTCCTGGCCCAAGGACAAAAACTAAAGCACTCCAAAACCAAGCACGAGACAATCTCTCGACGGAAGTGACCAATTTTTCCAGAAGCATCAAGTTCTTGCAGATTACTTCTCTTGGACCAATACCCGTATAAGCTTCCAATTTATTCATCAAACCAACCCCAGAAATGTCTTCTAGATTAAATGCTAAAAGCAACACACTCCAGTACCAAGCATGTCTAATTAATGACCCCTCTAAAGATAGTGGTAACAATCTAACACCAACAGGTAATTTCGAATCAGACTTGATATGCGCCAACTTGAGCACTTCAATTTTTCCCAACTCGTTCCGTATGTCTTGGGTAAGTTTCTCAAAACTTTCTAGTGCTTTAATAGGACCATTATGAATAACAACAAGAATTAAACTTACTAATTCAAACCTCAACTCAACAAACACATATTTCATGTCTCCATTGTCAAGCATGGTAGTTTCTTTACCTTTAGAAATCAGAATGCTATCAGGATATCGATCAAAATTATGTGTGATATCACCTGGATCAAACACCAACACGATATCATTCCAAAACCAAGCAACGACGAGTCCATCAGATTTCTTTTTGACGACATCAAAAATCTGTTTATTGTCGGTATGAACCATTGAAAGTTCTTCAAAATCAGTTAATATACATTCACCCCTGAAAATCCCAACAGCCACACCAAAATGCTCCGTCTGCAGCAACTTTACTATATTATCATGGGCTTGTCCTGCCAAGTGAGGGTTTCCTGATGTCGCATTGACCTCTGTAGAATTCTCACTAACAACATAAACAGAGACTCTTGATGTGCCTCTGCCAGGAGCAAAATTAAGCGCATCATTCATAGCAAAGTTGCCTGACTTGTTATCCAACTCATAAGCTATTGCAGGCTCCTTGATGGTTACCATATACAAGATACCCTCAGAAACTTCTCGCATGGTAATCATTAGGAATACCTTTTCTGCAGAAGCTTGTGTCTCTTCCTCATGATATGTAGGCTCATCAATAACAAAAACACTGTCCACAAGTTGCAAGACAATATTAACATTAATATCAAAACTATATGTTGATCCTTCCTTTTTACCAAAATCTTCTGCCACCCCTCTAGAAGAGCCTCCAATTTTAACAACACTTTCCATTGTGCCTTCACATCCATTAAATGCACCTTTAATTTTACTCCCACTTGCTTCCTCGTTAGGTACCTTGGTATCAATATCAGAGATAATTTCCAGACCAAATAATGGCATCAAGATCAAGTTCTCGACTATAATTGCTCCCACCAATTTCCTAACAGCCAAAATGGTCGTGAGAGTATCTGCCTCGTAAGTAGCCAAAACATAAGCACCATTCTCCGGTTTTAAGAGCTGAATCAACTCAGATGAAGTAAATAATGTAACACCAACATCAAATGCAAAGACATTCCATGAATCCGGAAGAAACTCATAAGCTGTGCATGTTGACAAAAATGCAAAAACACGATGATGGAAGAACTCTACTTCTGATTTTAACATTATATTTGGTAGCCCTTGAACCTTACCGTACTCGTTTTCATGTAGTTTGTAAGTAGTCATATCATTCTTAGCAAGTTCAAATGTAGAATTTGGTTTCAAAGCTCTAAGGTTCAACTCAGCATGGATAGTCATGGACTTAGTAGCATAGGTAGTTGCTAGTGTGGTATCGAAAACATACCCTCTCTCCGAACTTTCATCAAACACTTTGCACACAGACATAGGAAGTGGCAATTGTAATTGTTCTGAACTTTCCGAATTCTTAGTTCCAAGTTTGCTCAAATCATCCAGTTCTACAATAACAGCAGAATCAATTTGAGGAAATGGACTTACAAATTTCGTGGAAACGTCTTCTAACTGATGCTGCAAAGTGCCTTCATCAACTTCTTTTGACTTCCCTTGTGCTTTCTTGTCATTTACATTTGACCTGTTTGAAAAATTGTCCTGCATCTTCTCAATTATCGCAATCATTTGAGTAAGTTTGTCTTCCCACTGGTCCACCTCATCATTGGCAGCAGCTGTAATCATCGGTATGTTAGTGAGATGTGGGTTGTCCATAAGTTTGGGAGAATCAGCAATTGCACTGGTGGGTGTTGCAGGAGTGGTTGATGCAAGGGCATAATAAGGTTGTCCAGTAGAAAGTGTGGTGTGTAAATTTAGAGTGGACGGTAGGGTGTAGAAATGAGGTAAGGAAAGTGGTGGTGGCAGAGGCGGTTCAATATGGTGAGACACATGTGTTGGTGGTGTATACTCAGCTAATTGAGAAAAATTAGGGTTGCTGGCCTGATGTGGGGAAGGAAGCTGATTCCATGGGATGTCATTCACCAAATCCATGTTATCCATTTCCGAGGAACgccagctctgataccatttgtTACCAACTAGAGGGCTGGTTAGTTCTTCCAAGCCAGTAAAAACACTCGAAATACCAAAATTATCAAACATTTCATAATGAGGAGGAAAGCTCATGATTGTATATATGAATAGAATTGATAAAACAAGAATAAAATGCGCAGAATGAACAAGACGAAGAGGAAATTGACAGAATTGAAATACAAGCaattgaagaaaaataaaaagctTAAGAGTTGTCTTCTTCCATGCCACCTCCTTGAGTTGAGAACAGATTATATAGCTGAGCAGGTTTGATTGGGCTCAACTAGATTTATAGTCTGAATTGTCTAGAGGCCCAATTATATAAATAGTCTGGTCCAACCCGAGTTTCAATACAAGTCCGTTACAATCTGCTCTCCCCAATCAAATCGCCCTTATCATCCCTGATTTTCTTCCGACTTGTCTTgccaacccaagtcccacaCCCCGCTTTTTTGGAGGTGTTTTTGGAAGCAGCACTGCTTGATAGTTTGGACAATCTGGTGAACACAAACATGTACTTCTGAGAGGGTTTAATACGAGGGGACTTGAGCCAACATTCATCGTTGGGATCAAAAACTTGCCATGGATTGGAACAAGGGCCATACACTTCTCTGTTCTTAACAAGATTGCATGAGAATTGTTTTCTGGTAATCCTGGGCTTGAGATAATCAGCGATTAATTCTTGATCAAAGGGATCAAACCTCCACCCACTCCTTGTTTCATCATCATCTCCCATCCTCTTGCTTTTTTACACACTCAAACTCAAGCGCTTCTTGCAAAGAACAGTAGAGTAGTTGTAAACAGATATAgaaacttaaaagaagttgTAATCATAACAATGTGGATTCTTCcctctttatatatataggcttcGTTGAGGGTTCTGATTTTCTGAGTAAGTGCCAGGTAAGGAAACCCCTGTCGAACGTTGGGGTTTCCATCCCGGTCTTGTTTAGCAGGGTTCATCATACTTGCGCTGGAAAAACAGAACTTTTGATTTATACTTTATACAAGATATGTAATTATGTAGtcttaataatttagataatatcaagttaaatatattacatataaaaataaaataaaaattgtttaatatataatattaattataaaaaataatatgaattttaacatattatataaaaaaattaacaaaatataaaaatattgtttaaataagatgttatattaatatttcattgaaACTATAATATGTGTTTAGGGATAAATGAGCTGTACAGAGTTAAAGTTTTAAGTTCTGAGCTCGGCTCGaagaaaatttgatatatttgaattaggtttgaaattttgaatcagAGTCAAAAGGATATtgataaaaattcataatttgtaatgtttggCTCGATGTAAactagatttaatatataaaatttatttaaatataaatatttatgagtaCGGACCCAGAAATTTAACTAAGTGGGGGCAGACAACACACAAAAATCGCTAAGCAAGATTTTTCACGACGATGGTTGCATCAATGCAGTCCTCCTAGTTTAAGTAGATGATAATAGAGAAGACATCATATCGTGcctgttatattttattttgaatcatGTGATGGCAACGAAGTTCTTGGTGACAGGATTATTATTTTGGAAAAAGggatgttattttatattagttaATGCGCGTATACAACTCTATCTTATCCCGACTCTTCAATTTGAGTCAGAAACCTGCGTCGTAGCAGTCGAAcatgaataaaaaataaggcttgaagaaaaaaaaacactctTTTGAAACAGTCATGCTAAACAACTCATGTAATCAATGATATCCAGAAATcggaaatttaatataatattgaatGCTAAAGCAACTTCACTCAATATGATATTCAATTAGATTTTCAGGATGGC of Daucus carota subsp. sativus chromosome 3, DH1 v3.0, whole genome shotgun sequence contains these proteins:
- the LOC108214914 gene encoding cytochrome c-like — translated: IPGWLQLFWYSIGRITANKGPNLNGLFGRQSGTTAGYSYSAANKGKAVIWEENTLYDYLLNPKKYIPGTKMVLPGLKKPQERADLIAYLKDATA